In one window of Desulforhabdus amnigena DNA:
- a CDS encoding protein phosphatase CheZ, with product MMISVEKEDWIELIQALKNISEKTSSWVDVESDTEEIAESQKLLQSFHTTAAMLGLQQLEEAGVALEKYLLKPKEPGSNGEVPSNFNLAVDALLTRLENTHETEYHNVSCVEEITSILEGAFHAPPESTTLAEKDVLPTPESLTELSKEETRRQVAAGDADHSAAGFDDLDQIVSKLGGQLIINRETAENGKGSFQLHFPSDPDILKRIGTLLAPCDPNSQFASQLNNRDTKVEAILTGIKKFMNALSSGNLAEAQEILLSFQEKQQQAGLFVEIGTLARDLHNSLKSFMNTMDPALKDLVMDKLPDSGNRLEHILQITEHAATTTLDHVESLQKRNQMDQANLEKLQKILSGLKAIGEPAQARLTDSGTLLDQLSASAIQTRDDLITILTAQDYQDLTGQIILKIINLLNDLQLKMVNLIRTFGVAIDDRKKTQSEELYGPAHQGKLGALHSQDDVDNLLAEFGF from the coding sequence ATGATGATATCGGTAGAAAAAGAAGATTGGATCGAACTGATTCAAGCACTCAAGAATATCAGTGAAAAAACATCCTCATGGGTCGACGTGGAGAGCGATACCGAGGAGATCGCTGAATCTCAAAAGCTCCTGCAGTCTTTTCATACTACTGCCGCCATGTTGGGCCTCCAACAGCTGGAAGAGGCCGGTGTCGCCCTGGAAAAGTATTTGCTCAAGCCAAAGGAACCGGGGAGCAATGGAGAAGTTCCATCCAATTTCAATCTCGCTGTAGATGCCTTGCTGACCAGGCTCGAAAACACTCATGAAACGGAATATCACAACGTGTCGTGTGTTGAGGAAATCACCTCCATACTGGAGGGGGCTTTCCATGCTCCCCCGGAAAGCACAACCCTTGCGGAAAAGGATGTGCTCCCAACGCCGGAGTCTTTGACGGAATTATCCAAGGAAGAGACAAGACGGCAGGTAGCTGCTGGAGATGCGGATCACTCTGCCGCCGGTTTTGACGATCTGGATCAAATTGTATCCAAGCTCGGCGGACAGCTGATCATAAACAGGGAAACTGCTGAAAATGGAAAAGGGTCTTTCCAACTCCATTTTCCATCGGACCCGGACATCTTGAAACGCATCGGGACATTGCTGGCGCCATGCGACCCCAATTCGCAGTTTGCTTCACAATTGAACAATCGAGACACCAAAGTGGAGGCAATCCTGACCGGTATCAAGAAATTTATGAACGCTCTTTCCAGCGGCAACCTTGCGGAGGCCCAGGAGATCCTGCTTTCTTTCCAGGAAAAACAGCAGCAGGCAGGACTTTTTGTGGAGATAGGAACTCTGGCCAGAGACCTGCACAATTCCTTGAAGAGCTTTATGAACACTATGGATCCCGCCTTGAAGGACCTGGTTATGGACAAACTGCCGGACTCGGGCAACCGCCTGGAACATATTCTGCAAATCACGGAACATGCTGCGACCACCACCCTGGATCATGTTGAATCATTGCAGAAAAGAAATCAGATGGACCAGGCCAATCTGGAGAAACTCCAAAAGATTCTATCCGGCCTCAAAGCCATCGGGGAACCCGCTCAGGCTCGTCTCACGGATAGCGGTACCCTACTCGATCAACTGAGTGCTTCTGCCATTCAAACCCGTGATGATTTGATCACGATACTCACCGCTCAAGATTATCAAGATCTGACGGGACAGATCATCTTGAAGATTATCAATTTATTGAACGATCTCCAGCTCAAAATGGTGAATCTCATTCGAACTTTCGGGGTGGCGATCGATGATCGGAAGAAGACCCAGTCGGAAGAATTGTATGGACCAGCACATCAAGGAAAACTGGGTGCACTCCATTCTCAGGATGATGTGGACAACCTGCTGGCTGAATTCGGTTTCTAA
- a CDS encoding chemotaxis protein CheW yields MEDQTSKIKMDRGGKYLTFTLADEDYGIEILKVKEIIGMMPITTVPQTPDFVKGVVNLRGKVIPVVDLRLKFGMASQEYTERTCIIVVEIFSNSGSTMMGIVVDSVSEVVQIRNDDIEETPQFGTKLDTDYILGMAKTDGRVKILLAIDKILTAQELCLALNAA; encoded by the coding sequence ATGGAAGATCAAACGAGCAAGATCAAAATGGATAGAGGAGGAAAGTATCTAACTTTCACCCTGGCAGATGAGGACTACGGAATAGAAATACTGAAGGTCAAAGAAATCATAGGGATGATGCCCATTACAACGGTGCCTCAAACTCCCGATTTTGTTAAGGGCGTTGTAAACCTGCGCGGCAAGGTGATTCCGGTGGTAGACCTGAGACTCAAGTTTGGAATGGCTTCCCAGGAGTATACCGAACGCACCTGTATCATTGTCGTAGAGATTTTCAGCAACTCCGGGTCGACCATGATGGGTATCGTTGTGGATTCCGTATCGGAGGTGGTGCAGATCAGGAATGACGATATAGAGGAAACTCCACAATTTGGAACCAAACTGGATACGGATTATATCCTGGGAATGGCCAAAACCGATGGCCGTGTCAAGATCCTCCTGGCTATCGATAAGATCCTTACCGCCCAGGAACTTTGCCTTGCCTTGAACGCGGCATAA
- a CDS encoding VgrG-related protein: MAFKITAPQGQRSSGEKVDETRNYLPHAKGEQRFDAVLNRVGTDMGRESSGADGGRGIEPPLGHFICRNAVLQFSNDAVSLPNQSGGLAELATSAFLQAMAHSSGGMVLRAYELAGRMGNFKSRNPIMAAAGESPIHSHSKSSYDLGSLSAQFESGSAGVGAIGYDRNGGTSYGMFQISSRQGTLRNFLEFLDKHAPKWSARLRESGPADTGGTDGSMPREWNRIAQEDPVRFEKLQEEFIQESHYNVALNEIQEKTGVDISAQSGVLQQVLWSTAVQHGPHGAANLFSEAVERIQSSGKEITEKQIIENVYAMRASKFGLSTPSVRAAVRARFKEEKGMALAMLEDRQAQG, translated from the coding sequence ATGGCATTCAAAATCACCGCTCCTCAAGGGCAACGATCAAGCGGCGAAAAAGTTGACGAAACTCGCAATTACCTGCCGCATGCAAAAGGAGAACAACGGTTTGACGCCGTGTTGAATCGGGTCGGCACCGATATGGGGAGAGAATCATCGGGAGCGGATGGCGGCCGTGGGATTGAGCCACCCTTGGGACATTTCATTTGCCGGAATGCAGTCTTACAGTTTTCAAACGATGCCGTCTCTTTGCCGAATCAGAGCGGGGGTCTCGCAGAGTTGGCGACTTCGGCCTTTTTGCAGGCGATGGCTCATTCGAGCGGCGGGATGGTGTTGAGAGCCTACGAACTGGCCGGCCGCATGGGGAATTTTAAGTCCCGGAATCCGATTATGGCGGCTGCAGGGGAATCGCCCATTCATTCACACAGTAAAAGCTCCTATGACCTGGGTTCCTTGTCTGCGCAATTCGAATCGGGCAGCGCCGGCGTGGGGGCCATAGGGTACGATAGAAACGGTGGAACTTCCTATGGCATGTTTCAGATTTCATCCCGTCAGGGAACCTTGCGGAACTTTTTGGAATTTTTAGATAAGCATGCCCCTAAGTGGTCTGCAAGACTTCGGGAATCGGGCCCTGCCGATACGGGAGGCACTGACGGAAGTATGCCCAGGGAATGGAATCGAATTGCACAAGAAGATCCGGTTCGTTTCGAGAAACTGCAGGAAGAATTCATTCAAGAATCTCATTACAATGTTGCTCTAAATGAAATTCAGGAAAAAACCGGTGTGGATATCAGCGCACAATCCGGAGTGCTTCAACAGGTGCTTTGGAGCACCGCCGTTCAGCATGGTCCTCATGGGGCGGCCAATCTTTTCAGTGAGGCGGTCGAGCGGATTCAATCTTCGGGAAAAGAGATCACGGAAAAACAAATAATAGAAAACGTTTATGCTATGCGTGCTTCGAAGTTCGGACTTTCGACTCCGAGTGTGCGTGCCGCTGTCAGGGCCAGATTTAAAGAAGAAAAGGGCATGGCGCTCGCAATGCTCGAAGACCGTCAGGCACAGGGATGA
- a CDS encoding GGDEF domain-containing protein, whose protein sequence is MGRGQDSQELGKNMGRLSEIVIEALKEISAQRRPLASSSLCQALSAREDVFHLISEISCCNGLSLQCPDQTKAELKTMKNEILILKSQKERLFNHVIELQEEKEQLQTFYRRSLSTFLTWIQASANDSLYCALNDFKSLLFKDTDLADLEKSLSNIKEIFVKLGEEDLLPPAISNHSSPVWGRLFKKAKDLREPGEPGGLYLKELQEIYLDVLQVVTNDLGKRDVNGLSELQQKIKRSADPSQLFSIKKDILAFIEFSIKSISEERKQIAQFISEINENLVQMESHLFSSLNGRRQAHQANADFNLIIETQMDDMKRSMDVSTDLGELKKLVITKIATIRSALEMKRREDEKRLAEAHEQLGGLQKKIENVKTEIDQIQERARNLEREAFIDPLTNIHNRRAYEQRLKEEFQRYTRYGQVFSMLLLDVDDFKNVNDSYGHAAGDLCLKEVINKVKGILRVSDFLSRYGGDEFVVILPGTDREAMKKVAEKIHSSIEKTRFFYQGKQIIVRISVGGTQVEPLDQKEEDVFDRADRALYEAKTGGRNNVLVL, encoded by the coding sequence ATGGGGCGGGGTCAGGATTCTCAAGAGCTTGGCAAAAATATGGGAAGGTTGTCGGAAATCGTCATTGAAGCTTTAAAGGAGATCTCTGCACAGCGCCGGCCGCTTGCATCTTCTTCTCTGTGCCAGGCCCTTTCTGCGAGAGAGGATGTTTTTCATCTGATATCGGAAATATCCTGTTGCAATGGTTTGTCTTTACAATGTCCGGATCAAACGAAAGCTGAACTCAAAACCATGAAGAATGAAATTCTTATCCTCAAGTCTCAGAAAGAACGTCTTTTCAATCACGTGATAGAACTTCAGGAGGAAAAGGAGCAACTGCAAACATTTTATAGACGTTCCTTGTCCACCTTCCTGACGTGGATTCAAGCATCGGCGAATGATTCGCTCTACTGCGCCCTGAACGATTTCAAATCCTTATTGTTCAAAGACACAGATTTGGCCGACCTCGAGAAGTCCCTCAGCAATATAAAGGAAATCTTTGTAAAGTTGGGTGAGGAGGATCTGTTGCCCCCCGCTATCTCCAATCACTCTTCCCCGGTTTGGGGAAGACTTTTCAAAAAAGCGAAGGACCTCAGGGAACCGGGAGAACCCGGCGGCTTGTACCTGAAAGAACTTCAAGAGATTTACCTGGATGTCCTTCAGGTGGTCACAAACGATCTGGGGAAAAGGGATGTGAACGGTTTATCCGAACTGCAACAGAAAATCAAACGCAGTGCCGATCCTTCGCAACTTTTTTCAATAAAAAAAGACATTCTTGCCTTTATAGAGTTTTCCATCAAAAGCATTTCAGAAGAGCGCAAGCAAATCGCTCAGTTCATCTCAGAAATCAATGAAAACCTCGTACAAATGGAAAGTCATCTTTTTTCCTCTCTCAATGGCAGGCGTCAGGCGCACCAGGCAAATGCCGATTTCAATCTGATCATTGAAACTCAGATGGATGATATGAAGCGGTCCATGGATGTCAGTACTGATTTGGGTGAGTTAAAAAAACTGGTGATCACTAAAATAGCTACGATCCGTTCCGCTCTTGAAATGAAGCGTCGAGAAGACGAGAAAAGACTGGCCGAGGCCCATGAGCAACTGGGGGGACTCCAAAAGAAAATAGAGAATGTAAAAACGGAAATCGATCAGATCCAGGAGAGGGCCAGGAATCTTGAGAGGGAAGCCTTCATTGATCCTCTCACGAATATCCATAACCGAAGGGCTTATGAACAGCGGCTCAAAGAAGAATTTCAGCGTTATACCCGCTATGGGCAGGTTTTTTCCATGCTCTTGCTGGATGTGGATGACTTCAAGAATGTCAACGACAGTTATGGTCACGCAGCGGGGGACCTGTGTCTGAAGGAAGTGATCAACAAGGTCAAGGGGATTTTGCGTGTTTCCGACTTCTTGAGTCGCTACGGTGGGGATGAATTTGTTGTAATCCTTCCCGGAACAGATCGAGAAGCCATGAAAAAAGTCGCCGAAAAGATACACTCTTCCATCGAAAAAACCCGTTTCTTCTATCAAGGCAAACAGATAATCGTTCGCATCAGCGTCGGGGGGACACAGGTCGAACCCCTGGATCAGAAAGAGGAAGATGTTTTTGATCGTGCGGACAGGGCCCTGTATGAAGCGAAAACCGGGGGCCGAAACAACGTGTTGGTATTGTAA
- a CDS encoding DVU0524 family FlgM-associated protein, whose product MRITSHLVQNVIRNYSKQLQRSKLSAGSDVPDAERKRMPSANVSISEEAGRQMILQHFASQTKDLNESTYCDGNDQLTITLPIPVD is encoded by the coding sequence ATGAGAATAACTTCCCATCTGGTGCAGAACGTAATTCGGAACTACAGCAAACAACTACAGCGTTCGAAACTTTCTGCCGGGTCGGACGTCCCTGACGCAGAACGCAAAAGAATGCCATCTGCAAATGTCAGCATATCTGAAGAAGCCGGACGGCAAATGATTTTGCAGCATTTCGCATCCCAGACGAAAGACTTGAATGAATCCACTTACTGTGACGGGAATGACCAACTGACAATCACACTTCCGATTCCTGTAGATTGA
- a CDS encoding flagellar biosynthesis anti-sigma factor FlgM, producing the protein MGQKGKKFLPFRANLLHTVSGKASIIARILKKELKRLYNMDIKQLNTYSAPHIERPQETFLRNKLEDNESENKTPMVTQDRVELSDKYQEMNRLTKVSMDREEIRTEVVDHYRNLLKNDAYSIDAEKIAEKMISELF; encoded by the coding sequence TTGGGGCAAAAAGGAAAAAAATTCCTACCTTTCAGAGCGAACTTGCTCCATACTGTTTCCGGTAAGGCTTCCATCATCGCTCGGATACTCAAGAAAGAATTGAAGAGGCTTTACAACATGGACATCAAGCAACTCAACACCTATAGTGCTCCACACATCGAACGCCCACAGGAAACGTTTCTTCGGAACAAATTGGAAGACAATGAGTCGGAAAACAAGACTCCAATGGTGACGCAGGACCGTGTGGAATTATCCGATAAATACCAGGAAATGAACCGGCTGACGAAAGTCTCCATGGATCGGGAAGAAATTCGCACGGAGGTTGTAGACCATTATCGTAATCTCCTGAAGAATGACGCGTATTCGATAGATGCTGAAAAGATTGCAGAAAAGATGATCTCTGAGCTGTTTTGA
- a CDS encoding flagellin N-terminal helical domain-containing protein translates to MRVTLASSHEGTAANLGRLNADLAQLSIAASSGKRLAKPSDDPMGWAGSMDIKQGLKKLEAYSKNIDFAVSWGNATENALNQLSDLFVRAKEIAIGSINGTLSEKDTAYLSELDQILEEAVSVGNQKYQGRYLFAVNSGQPPFDLSEANAANSNYPISVESNLEGTFTVRVGESSEQKVNVSGADTFLYDPAGDGENSLQHLVKLRKAIADGDTDAISQEMEFIDTAIEGFSKQTSIVGSRLAGLERRQNFLDDMEIGQKSNLSQIEDADMVRTILQLQQKQTAYQAALQVTSMLNGLNLAQYL, encoded by the coding sequence ATGAGAGTCACTTTAGCGTCCAGCCACGAAGGAACGGCTGCAAATCTTGGCAGACTGAATGCCGACCTGGCACAGTTGTCAATTGCTGCTTCATCTGGAAAACGACTGGCAAAGCCTTCCGATGATCCCATGGGGTGGGCTGGGTCCATGGATATCAAACAAGGGCTAAAAAAACTTGAAGCATACTCCAAGAATATTGATTTTGCCGTCAGTTGGGGGAATGCCACCGAGAATGCTTTGAATCAGCTTTCGGATTTGTTTGTAAGAGCAAAAGAAATCGCAATAGGATCGATCAATGGAACTTTGAGTGAAAAGGACACGGCCTATTTGTCCGAATTGGACCAGATCCTTGAAGAAGCCGTATCGGTTGGCAATCAGAAATATCAGGGTCGCTATCTTTTTGCGGTGAACAGTGGGCAACCGCCTTTCGATCTTTCTGAAGCCAATGCTGCAAACAGCAATTATCCCATTTCGGTTGAGAGTAATTTAGAAGGTACCTTCACGGTTCGGGTGGGAGAATCCAGTGAGCAGAAAGTGAATGTGAGTGGAGCGGATACTTTTCTTTACGACCCGGCAGGCGATGGGGAGAACAGCTTGCAACATCTTGTCAAGCTCAGAAAGGCCATTGCGGATGGAGATACGGATGCCATCAGCCAGGAGATGGAATTTATCGATACGGCTATCGAAGGATTTTCCAAACAAACCTCTATAGTCGGGTCCCGCCTGGCAGGTCTCGAACGGCGGCAGAACTTCCTGGATGATATGGAAATAGGACAAAAGTCCAACCTGTCACAGATAGAGGATGCCGATATGGTTCGAACAATATTGCAATTGCAGCAAAAGCAAACCGCCTACCAGGCCGCGCTCCAAGTCACAAGTATGCTCAACGGCCTAAATTTGGCACAGTATTTGTAA